The following are encoded together in the Coturnix japonica isolate 7356 chromosome 8, Coturnix japonica 2.1, whole genome shotgun sequence genome:
- the LOC107317338 gene encoding pancreatic alpha-amylase-like isoform X2 gives MGVRFLLLFIVGLCRAQYDPNTRPGRTSIVHLFEWRWADIALECERYLAPNGFGGVQISPPNENLVIGDPSRPWWERYQPVSYKLCTRSGNETEFRDMVTRCNNVGVYVYADAVINHMCGGNAGAGNHSTCGSFFNAKTKEFPAVPYSAWDFNDAKCKSRSGDIEDYRDLSQVRNCRLVNLLDLALEKNYVRSRITEYMNYLIDIGVAGFRIDAAKHMWPGDVKAVLEELKDLNRKWFPAGAKPFIYQEVIDLGGEPITDSQYFGNGRVTEFKYGAKLGTVMRKWNGEKMAYLKNWGEGWGFVPSDTALVFVDNHDNQRGHGAGGASILTFWDARLYKMAVGFMLAHPYGFTRVMSSYRWPRYFQNGVDINNWVGPPSNSDGSTKSVPINPDTTCGNDWVCEHRWRQIRNMVIFRNVVDGQPFSNWWDNGSNQVAFGRGNRGFIAFNNDDWYMNVNLQTGLPAGTYCDVISGQKEGNTCLPYTHPWLEDPSS, from the exons ATGGGTGTCcgttttcttcttctgtttattGTGGGGCTTTGCCGGGCACAGTACGACCCCAACACTCGGCCCGGGAGGACATCTATCGTGCATCTCTTCGAATGGCGCTGGGCCGATATCGCTCTGGAGTGCGAACGCTATTTAGCTCCTAACGGGTTTGGAGGAGTTCAG ATTTCACCTCCAAATGAAAATCTCGTCATTGGTGACCCCTCGCGACCGTGGTGGGAAAGATACCAGCCGGTCAGCTACAAACTCTGCACACGTTCGGGAAACGAAACTGAATTTAGGGACATGGTGACCAGGTGCAACAATGTCGGC GTATATGTTTATGCGGATGCAGTAATAAACCATATGTGCGGAGGTAACGCCGGCGCTGGCAATCATTCGACTTGCGGAAGCTTTTTCAACGCCAAGACGAAAGAATTTCCAGCCGTGCCATATTCTGCCTGGGATTTTAATGACGCTAAGTGTAAATCCCGCAGTGGAGACATTGAAGATTATCGAGATTTGTCTCAG GTCCGAAACTGTCGCTTAGTTAATCTTCTCGATTTGGCCCTGGAGAAGAACTACGTGCGCTCCAGAATCACAGAGTACATGAATTACCTCATCGACATTGGCGTCGCCGGGTTCCGGATTGACGCCGCCAAGCATATGTGGCCAGGGGACGTGAAGGCGGTTTTAGAGGAGCTGAAAGATCTAAATCGTAAATGGTTTCCTGCAGGAGCTAAGCCTTTCATTTATCAGGAG GTGATTGACTTGGGAGGAGAGCCGATCACGGACAGTCAGTATTTTGGAAATGGGAGAGTGACGGAATTCAAGTACGGCGCAAAACTGGGGACGGTGATGCGCAAGTGGAACGGAGAGAAGATGGCCTACTTAAA GAACTGGGGAGAAGGCTGGGGCTTTGTGCCTTCCGACACAGCCTTGGTGTTTGTGGACAACCACGACAACCAGCGCGGGCACGGGGCAGGCGGAGCTTCCATTCTCACCTTCTGGGACGCTAG GCTTTATAAAATGGCAGTCGGTTTCATGCTCGCTCATCCGTATGGGTTTACGCGGGTGATGTCAAGTTATCGTTGGCCGAGATATTTCCAGAATGGAGTG GATATCAACAACTGGGTCGGACCACCGAGTAACTCGGACGGATCAACAAAGTCTGTTCCGATCAACCCGGATACTACCTGCGGCAACGACTGGGTCTGCGAACATCGCTGGCGACAAATAAG GAACATGGTTATCTTCCGTAATGTGGTAGACGGTCAGCCTTTCTCAAACTGGTGGGACAACGGGAGCAATCAAGTGGCTTTCGGTCGCGGCAACAGAGGCTTCATTGCCTTTAATAATGATGACTG GTACATGAATGTCAATTTGCAAACCGGGTTGCCCGCCGGTACCTACTGCGATGTCATTTCCGGTCAAAAGGAAGGCAACACAT GCCTTCCATACACACATCCTTGGTTAGAAGATCCATCCAGCTGA
- the LOC107317338 gene encoding pancreatic alpha-amylase-like isoform X3 — protein MGVRFLLLFIVGLCRAQYDPNTRPGRTSIVHLFEWRWADIALECERYLAPNGFGGVQISPPNENLVIGDPSRPWWERYQPVSYKLCTRSGNETEFRDMVTRCNNVGVYVYADAVINHMCGGNAGAGNHSTCGSFFNAKTKEFPAVPYSAWDFNDAKCKSRSGDIEDYRDLSQVRNCRLVNLLDLALEKNYVRSRITEYMNYLIDIGVAGFRIDAAKHMWPGDVKAVLEELKDLNRKWFPAGAKPFIYQEVIDLGGEPITDSQYFGNGRVTEFKYGAKLGTVMRKWNGEKMAYLKNWGEGWGFVPSDTALVFVDNHDNQRGHGAGGASILTFWDARLYKMAVGFMLAHPYGFTRVMSSYRWPRYFQNGVDINNWVGPPSNSDGSTKSVPINPDTTCGNDWVCEHRWRQIRNMVIFRNVVDGQPFSNWWDNGSNQVAFGRGNRGFIAFNNDDWYMNVNLQTGLPAGTYCDVISGQKEGNTSTPNDS, from the exons ATGGGTGTCcgttttcttcttctgtttattGTGGGGCTTTGCCGGGCACAGTACGACCCCAACACTCGGCCCGGGAGGACATCTATCGTGCATCTCTTCGAATGGCGCTGGGCCGATATCGCTCTGGAGTGCGAACGCTATTTAGCTCCTAACGGGTTTGGAGGAGTTCAG ATTTCACCTCCAAATGAAAATCTCGTCATTGGTGACCCCTCGCGACCGTGGTGGGAAAGATACCAGCCGGTCAGCTACAAACTCTGCACACGTTCGGGAAACGAAACTGAATTTAGGGACATGGTGACCAGGTGCAACAATGTCGGC GTATATGTTTATGCGGATGCAGTAATAAACCATATGTGCGGAGGTAACGCCGGCGCTGGCAATCATTCGACTTGCGGAAGCTTTTTCAACGCCAAGACGAAAGAATTTCCAGCCGTGCCATATTCTGCCTGGGATTTTAATGACGCTAAGTGTAAATCCCGCAGTGGAGACATTGAAGATTATCGAGATTTGTCTCAG GTCCGAAACTGTCGCTTAGTTAATCTTCTCGATTTGGCCCTGGAGAAGAACTACGTGCGCTCCAGAATCACAGAGTACATGAATTACCTCATCGACATTGGCGTCGCCGGGTTCCGGATTGACGCCGCCAAGCATATGTGGCCAGGGGACGTGAAGGCGGTTTTAGAGGAGCTGAAAGATCTAAATCGTAAATGGTTTCCTGCAGGAGCTAAGCCTTTCATTTATCAGGAG GTGATTGACTTGGGAGGAGAGCCGATCACGGACAGTCAGTATTTTGGAAATGGGAGAGTGACGGAATTCAAGTACGGCGCAAAACTGGGGACGGTGATGCGCAAGTGGAACGGAGAGAAGATGGCCTACTTAAA GAACTGGGGAGAAGGCTGGGGCTTTGTGCCTTCCGACACAGCCTTGGTGTTTGTGGACAACCACGACAACCAGCGCGGGCACGGGGCAGGCGGAGCTTCCATTCTCACCTTCTGGGACGCTAG GCTTTATAAAATGGCAGTCGGTTTCATGCTCGCTCATCCGTATGGGTTTACGCGGGTGATGTCAAGTTATCGTTGGCCGAGATATTTCCAGAATGGAGTG GATATCAACAACTGGGTCGGACCACCGAGTAACTCGGACGGATCAACAAAGTCTGTTCCGATCAACCCGGATACTACCTGCGGCAACGACTGGGTCTGCGAACATCGCTGGCGACAAATAAG GAACATGGTTATCTTCCGTAATGTGGTAGACGGTCAGCCTTTCTCAAACTGGTGGGACAACGGGAGCAATCAAGTGGCTTTCGGTCGCGGCAACAGAGGCTTCATTGCCTTTAATAATGATGACTG GTACATGAATGTCAATTTGCAAACCGGGTTGCCCGCCGGTACCTACTGCGATGTCATTTCCGGTCAAAAGGAAGGCAACACAT CCACACCAAATGATTCTTAA
- the LOC107317338 gene encoding pancreatic alpha-amylase-like isoform X4, with amino-acid sequence MVTRCNNVGVYVYADAVINHMCGGNAGAGNHSTCGSFFNAKTKEFPAVPYSAWDFNDAKCKSRSGDIEDYRDLSQVRNCRLVNLLDLALEKNYVRSRITEYMNYLIDIGVAGFRIDAAKHMWPGDVKAVLEELKDLNRKWFPAGAKPFIYQEVIDLGGEPITDSQYFGNGRVTEFKYGAKLGTVMRKWNGEKMAYLKNWGEGWGFVPSDTALVFVDNHDNQRGHGAGGASILTFWDARLYKMAVGFMLAHPYGFTRVMSSYRWPRYFQNGVDINNWVGPPSNSDGSTKSVPINPDTTCGNDWVCEHRWRQIRNMVIFRNVVDGQPFSNWWDNGSNQVAFGRGNRGFIAFNNDDWYMNVNLQTGLPAGTYCDVISGQKEGNTCTGKQVYISSDGMANFQISNSEEDPFVAIHVDAML; translated from the exons ATGGTGACCAGGTGCAACAATGTCGGC GTATATGTTTATGCGGATGCAGTAATAAACCATATGTGCGGAGGTAACGCCGGCGCTGGCAATCATTCGACTTGCGGAAGCTTTTTCAACGCCAAGACGAAAGAATTTCCAGCCGTGCCATATTCTGCCTGGGATTTTAATGACGCTAAGTGTAAATCCCGCAGTGGAGACATTGAAGATTATCGAGATTTGTCTCAG GTCCGAAACTGTCGCTTAGTTAATCTTCTCGATTTGGCCCTGGAGAAGAACTACGTGCGCTCCAGAATCACAGAGTACATGAATTACCTCATCGACATTGGCGTCGCCGGGTTCCGGATTGACGCCGCCAAGCATATGTGGCCAGGGGACGTGAAGGCGGTTTTAGAGGAGCTGAAAGATCTAAATCGTAAATGGTTTCCTGCAGGAGCTAAGCCTTTCATTTATCAGGAG GTGATTGACTTGGGAGGAGAGCCGATCACGGACAGTCAGTATTTTGGAAATGGGAGAGTGACGGAATTCAAGTACGGCGCAAAACTGGGGACGGTGATGCGCAAGTGGAACGGAGAGAAGATGGCCTACTTAAA GAACTGGGGAGAAGGCTGGGGCTTTGTGCCTTCCGACACAGCCTTGGTGTTTGTGGACAACCACGACAACCAGCGCGGGCACGGGGCAGGCGGAGCTTCCATTCTCACCTTCTGGGACGCTAG GCTTTATAAAATGGCAGTCGGTTTCATGCTCGCTCATCCGTATGGGTTTACGCGGGTGATGTCAAGTTATCGTTGGCCGAGATATTTCCAGAATGGAGTG GATATCAACAACTGGGTCGGACCACCGAGTAACTCGGACGGATCAACAAAGTCTGTTCCGATCAACCCGGATACTACCTGCGGCAACGACTGGGTCTGCGAACATCGCTGGCGACAAATAAG GAACATGGTTATCTTCCGTAATGTGGTAGACGGTCAGCCTTTCTCAAACTGGTGGGACAACGGGAGCAATCAAGTGGCTTTCGGTCGCGGCAACAGAGGCTTCATTGCCTTTAATAATGATGACTG GTACATGAATGTCAATTTGCAAACCGGGTTGCCCGCCGGTACCTACTGCGATGTCATTTCCGGTCAAAAGGAAGGCAACACATGTACGGGAAAGCAGGTGTACATTTCCTCGGATGGAATGGCTAATTTCCAGATTAGTAACAGTGAAGAAGATCCATTTGTTGCAATTCACGTTGATGCCATGTTAtaa
- the LOC107317338 gene encoding pancreatic alpha-amylase-like isoform X1: MGVRFLLLFIVGLCRAQYDPNTRPGRTSIVHLFEWRWADIALECERYLAPNGFGGVQISPPNENLVIGDPSRPWWERYQPVSYKLCTRSGNETEFRDMVTRCNNVGVYVYADAVINHMCGGNAGAGNHSTCGSFFNAKTKEFPAVPYSAWDFNDAKCKSRSGDIEDYRDLSQVRNCRLVNLLDLALEKNYVRSRITEYMNYLIDIGVAGFRIDAAKHMWPGDVKAVLEELKDLNRKWFPAGAKPFIYQEVIDLGGEPITDSQYFGNGRVTEFKYGAKLGTVMRKWNGEKMAYLKNWGEGWGFVPSDTALVFVDNHDNQRGHGAGGASILTFWDARLYKMAVGFMLAHPYGFTRVMSSYRWPRYFQNGVDINNWVGPPSNSDGSTKSVPINPDTTCGNDWVCEHRWRQIRNMVIFRNVVDGQPFSNWWDNGSNQVAFGRGNRGFIAFNNDDWYMNVNLQTGLPAGTYCDVISGQKEGNTCTGKQVYISSDGMANFQISNSEEDPFVAIHVDAML; the protein is encoded by the exons ATGGGTGTCcgttttcttcttctgtttattGTGGGGCTTTGCCGGGCACAGTACGACCCCAACACTCGGCCCGGGAGGACATCTATCGTGCATCTCTTCGAATGGCGCTGGGCCGATATCGCTCTGGAGTGCGAACGCTATTTAGCTCCTAACGGGTTTGGAGGAGTTCAG ATTTCACCTCCAAATGAAAATCTCGTCATTGGTGACCCCTCGCGACCGTGGTGGGAAAGATACCAGCCGGTCAGCTACAAACTCTGCACACGTTCGGGAAACGAAACTGAATTTAGGGACATGGTGACCAGGTGCAACAATGTCGGC GTATATGTTTATGCGGATGCAGTAATAAACCATATGTGCGGAGGTAACGCCGGCGCTGGCAATCATTCGACTTGCGGAAGCTTTTTCAACGCCAAGACGAAAGAATTTCCAGCCGTGCCATATTCTGCCTGGGATTTTAATGACGCTAAGTGTAAATCCCGCAGTGGAGACATTGAAGATTATCGAGATTTGTCTCAG GTCCGAAACTGTCGCTTAGTTAATCTTCTCGATTTGGCCCTGGAGAAGAACTACGTGCGCTCCAGAATCACAGAGTACATGAATTACCTCATCGACATTGGCGTCGCCGGGTTCCGGATTGACGCCGCCAAGCATATGTGGCCAGGGGACGTGAAGGCGGTTTTAGAGGAGCTGAAAGATCTAAATCGTAAATGGTTTCCTGCAGGAGCTAAGCCTTTCATTTATCAGGAG GTGATTGACTTGGGAGGAGAGCCGATCACGGACAGTCAGTATTTTGGAAATGGGAGAGTGACGGAATTCAAGTACGGCGCAAAACTGGGGACGGTGATGCGCAAGTGGAACGGAGAGAAGATGGCCTACTTAAA GAACTGGGGAGAAGGCTGGGGCTTTGTGCCTTCCGACACAGCCTTGGTGTTTGTGGACAACCACGACAACCAGCGCGGGCACGGGGCAGGCGGAGCTTCCATTCTCACCTTCTGGGACGCTAG GCTTTATAAAATGGCAGTCGGTTTCATGCTCGCTCATCCGTATGGGTTTACGCGGGTGATGTCAAGTTATCGTTGGCCGAGATATTTCCAGAATGGAGTG GATATCAACAACTGGGTCGGACCACCGAGTAACTCGGACGGATCAACAAAGTCTGTTCCGATCAACCCGGATACTACCTGCGGCAACGACTGGGTCTGCGAACATCGCTGGCGACAAATAAG GAACATGGTTATCTTCCGTAATGTGGTAGACGGTCAGCCTTTCTCAAACTGGTGGGACAACGGGAGCAATCAAGTGGCTTTCGGTCGCGGCAACAGAGGCTTCATTGCCTTTAATAATGATGACTG GTACATGAATGTCAATTTGCAAACCGGGTTGCCCGCCGGTACCTACTGCGATGTCATTTCCGGTCAAAAGGAAGGCAACACATGTACGGGAAAGCAGGTGTACATTTCCTCGGATGGAATGGCTAATTTCCAGATTAGTAACAGTGAAGAAGATCCATTTGTTGCAATTCACGTTGATGCCATGTTAtaa
- the RNPC3 gene encoding LOW QUALITY PROTEIN: RNA-binding region-containing protein 3 (The sequence of the model RefSeq protein was modified relative to this genomic sequence to represent the inferred CDS: inserted 1 base in 1 codon) has translation MAAAAAGGEEERAGGLALSAGQCELGVGRRRGRTLLVRHLPAELTAAEKEDLLQHFGAVAVRVLSGHGRLKHTAFATFPSENAAVKALSRLHQLKLLGHTLVVEFAKEQDSVQVLNQPSVSDKCKSSEEPVKEEEKKEPNCLKIENGIAPSHGLTFPINSCLKYLYPPPSSTILANIANALASVPKFYVQVLHLMNKMNLPPPFGPITARPPMYEEYLPVPVPPPPIPPPPPEEPPLPEEEGEQVSSGDESEYESDDEEEKERMTKLMELATLQPKRPINTKKRGVRKKQRIKDLLNVPTCTPHSNLHPTLSPSDXPHAHVGLKKIEFHITTEIPSVLQINSEREGKNDLYATTEEINNTGFGRIFPAPSSNDKMETEEEDDEIPSEFISRRELEKNRLSREEMEKFSVFKNYEPGEPNCRIYVKNLAKQVQEKDLKFIFGRYVDFQSELERNMFDIRLMKEGRMKGQAFIGLPNEKAAAKALKEVNGYVLFEKPMVVQFARSARPKQDSNEVKRKK, from the exons atggcggcggcggcggcgggcggcgagGAGGAGCGGGCGGGCGGCTTGGCGCTGAGCGCGGGGCAGTGTGAGCTCGGTGTGGGGCGACGGCGCGGGAGGACGCTCCTGGTGCGGCACCTGCCCGCCGAGCTGACCGCGGCGGAGAAGGAGgatctgctgcagcacttcGGGGCGGTGGCAGTGCGCGTCTTGTCGGGCCACGGACGGCTG aaacatACCGCTTTTGCTACTTTTCCTAGTGAAAACGCTGCTGTAAAG GCTTTGTCAAGACTGCATCAGCTGAAACTTTTAGGGCACACTTTAGTGGTTGAATTTGCCAAGGAGCAAGATAGCGTGCAGGTACTTAACCAGCCTTCAGTCTCAGACAAATGTAAAAG tTCAGAAGAGCCggtgaaggaagaagagaagaaagaaccAAACTGTCTTAAAATAGAGAATGGAATTGCACCTAGCCACGG CCTCACGTTTCCCATCAATTCTTGCCTCAAGTATCTCTATCCACCACCTTCAAGTACAATTCTAGCAAATATAGCAAATGCCTTGGCAAGCGTGCCCAAGTTTTATGTCCAG GTACTTCATCTtatgaataaaatgaatctTCCTCCGCCTTTTGGACCAATTACTGCTCGTCCTCCCATG TACGAAGAGTATTTACCAGTGCCTGTGCCACCCCCACCAATTCCACCTCCGCCTCCTGAAGAGCCTCCTTTGCCcgaagaggaaggagagcaaGTGTCTAGCGGAGATGAATCAGAATATGAAAGTGATGAcgaggaggaaaaagagag AATGACCAAATTGATGGAATTAGCGACCCTTCAACCTAAAAGACcaataaacacaaagaaacgTGGCGTTaggaaaaaacagagaattAAGGACTTACTGAATGTTCCTACATGTACTCCTCACAG TAATTTGCACCCAACCCTGTCACCTTCAG AACCGCACGCGCATGTGGGTCTTAAAAAGATTGAGTTCCATATTACTACTGAAATCCCATCTGTTCTTCAGATAAACTcggaaagagaaggaaaaaatg ATCTGTATGCTACCACGGAAGAAATCAATAATACGGGGTTTGGAAGGATTTTCCCAGCTCCTAGCTCAAATGATAAAATGGAAACGGAAgaagaagatgatgaaataCCATCGGAGTTTATTTCTAGGAGAGAACtagagaaaaacagactttCTAGAGAAG aaatggaaaaattttctgttttcaaaaattaTGAGCCGGGTGAACCAAATTGCCGGATATATGTGAAGAATTTGGCTAAACAAGTGCAAGAAAAG GATCTCAAGTTCATTTTTGGAAGATACGTTGACTTCCAGTCAGAACTGGAACGAAATAT GTTCGATATACGTTTAATGAAAGAAGGCCGTATGAAGGGTCAGGCTTTCATCGGACTTCCTaatgaaaaagcagctgctaaAGCTTTAAAAGAAGTAAATGGATACGTCTTATTTGAAAAACCCATGGTtgtt CAATTTGCTCGTTCAGCTAGACCGAAGCAGGATTCCaatgaagttaaaagaaaaaagtag